The following are from one region of the Channa argus isolate prfri chromosome 6, Channa argus male v1.0, whole genome shotgun sequence genome:
- the LOC137128595 gene encoding caspase a-like isoform X2, giving the protein MSDKELARIRGKFVDAVSLAVLKQLLDDLLEDGVLNDGEKDSVLEDNPTKSDRARCLIDITKRKGNEASRKMIAHLQKRDQTLFSALGLASVQPAPPENPPDWSATLIPTTEAFWREKENDKSIYTVTKNNMRSRVALLITNIKFTNEELNRSGAEKDKENMEKLLTDLGYEVVEHTNLTAEQIDQALIDFSKHRKLTETDSVLVIIMSHGKLGAVLGVNWKHGDEKPDEFPINNIYKYLGSQKCPALLNKPKIIIIQACRGEERGSVLVSTDSAVACDEAPQPGASASADEDDIENDTLQCVHKEKDFISLLSCTPDTVSYRRRDRGSFLIQYIVEVFNSFAYKDDIEELFRKFNLYRSCNALKIFQ; this is encoded by the exons acaAAGAGCTTGCCAGGATAAGGGGCAAATTTGTGGATGCGGTTTCTCTAGCGGTTCTCAAACAGCTCCTGGATGACCTTCTAGAAGATGGTGTTTTGAATGATGGGGAGAAAGACTCCGTACTTGAGGATAATCCTACTAAATCAGACAGGGCACGCTGTCTCATCGACATCACGAAGAGGAAAGGAAATGAAGCCTCCAGGAAGATGATCGCTCACCTTCAAAAGAGAGATCAAACCCTTTTCAGTGCACTGGGTCTGGCTTCCGTTCAGCCTGCACCACCAG AAAATCCCCCGGATTGGTCAGCCACCCTCATCCCTACCACTGAGGCGTTttggagggagaaagaaaatgataaaagt ATTTACACAGTGACCAAAAACAATATGAGGAGTCGTGTGGCGTTGCTGATCACTAATATAAAGTTCACCAATGAGGAACTAAACAGAAGTGGAGCCGAGAAAGATAAGGAGAACATGGAGAAACTTCTCACTGATCTGGGATATGAGGTGGTGGAACATACAAACCTCACAGCAGAG cAAATTGATCAAGCTCTTATTGATTTCTCCAAACACCGTAAGctaacagagacagacagtgtgCTGGTTATTATTATGTCTCATGGTAAACTGGGAGCTGTCCTTGGTGTTAACTGGAAACATGGCGATGAGAAACCCGATGAGTTCCCCATCaacaacatttacaaatactTAGGTTCCCAGAAATGTCCAGCGCTGCTGAACAAACCCaagatcatcatcatccagGCCTGCAGAGGAG AGGAGAGAGGATCTGTGCTGGTTAGCACAGACAGTGCTGTCGCCTGTGATGAAGCACCACAGCCAGGTGCATCTGCATCTGCTGATGAGGATGACATAGAGAACGATACTCTGCAATGTGTGCACAAAGAAAAggattttatttctcttctttcctgCACCCCTG ACACTGTCTCATATAGAAGACGGGATCGTGGGTCGTTTCTTATCCAGTATATTGTTGAGGTTTTCAACAGTTTTGCTTATAAGGATGATATCGAGGAGCTTTTTAGAAAA TTTAACCTATACAGGTCATGCAACGCTTTGAAGATTTTTCAGTGA
- the LOC137128595 gene encoding caspase a-like isoform X1, whose amino-acid sequence MSDKELARIRGKFVDAVSLAVLKQLLDDLLEDGVLNDGEKDSVLEDNPTKSDRARCLIDITKRKGNEASRKMIAHLQKRDQTLFSALGLASVQPAPPENPPDWSATLIPTTEAFWREKENDKSIYTVTKNNMRSRVALLITNIKFTNEELNRSGAEKDKENMEKLLTDLGYEVVEHTNLTAEQIDQALIDFSKHRKLTETDSVLVIIMSHGKLGAVLGVNWKHGDEKPDEFPINNIYKYLGSQKCPALLNKPKIIIIQACRGEERGSVLVSTDSAVACDEAPQPGASASADEDDIENDTLQCVHKEKDFISLLSCTPDTVSYRRRDRGSFLIQYIVEVFNSFAYKDDIEELFRKVMQRFEDFSVSNRRQMPTKDRCTLPKRFYFFPGL is encoded by the exons acaAAGAGCTTGCCAGGATAAGGGGCAAATTTGTGGATGCGGTTTCTCTAGCGGTTCTCAAACAGCTCCTGGATGACCTTCTAGAAGATGGTGTTTTGAATGATGGGGAGAAAGACTCCGTACTTGAGGATAATCCTACTAAATCAGACAGGGCACGCTGTCTCATCGACATCACGAAGAGGAAAGGAAATGAAGCCTCCAGGAAGATGATCGCTCACCTTCAAAAGAGAGATCAAACCCTTTTCAGTGCACTGGGTCTGGCTTCCGTTCAGCCTGCACCACCAG AAAATCCCCCGGATTGGTCAGCCACCCTCATCCCTACCACTGAGGCGTTttggagggagaaagaaaatgataaaagt ATTTACACAGTGACCAAAAACAATATGAGGAGTCGTGTGGCGTTGCTGATCACTAATATAAAGTTCACCAATGAGGAACTAAACAGAAGTGGAGCCGAGAAAGATAAGGAGAACATGGAGAAACTTCTCACTGATCTGGGATATGAGGTGGTGGAACATACAAACCTCACAGCAGAG cAAATTGATCAAGCTCTTATTGATTTCTCCAAACACCGTAAGctaacagagacagacagtgtgCTGGTTATTATTATGTCTCATGGTAAACTGGGAGCTGTCCTTGGTGTTAACTGGAAACATGGCGATGAGAAACCCGATGAGTTCCCCATCaacaacatttacaaatactTAGGTTCCCAGAAATGTCCAGCGCTGCTGAACAAACCCaagatcatcatcatccagGCCTGCAGAGGAG AGGAGAGAGGATCTGTGCTGGTTAGCACAGACAGTGCTGTCGCCTGTGATGAAGCACCACAGCCAGGTGCATCTGCATCTGCTGATGAGGATGACATAGAGAACGATACTCTGCAATGTGTGCACAAAGAAAAggattttatttctcttctttcctgCACCCCTG ACACTGTCTCATATAGAAGACGGGATCGTGGGTCGTTTCTTATCCAGTATATTGTTGAGGTTTTCAACAGTTTTGCTTATAAGGATGATATCGAGGAGCTTTTTAGAAAA GTCATGCAACGCTTTGAAGATTTTTCAGTGAGCAACAGACGACAGATGCCAACCAAGGATAGATGCACACTACCCAAACGCTTCTACTTCTTTCCAGGTCTTTGA